A single genomic interval of Stieleria maiorica harbors:
- a CDS encoding FG-GAP-like repeat-containing protein, which translates to MTRCFTITTARQSVCCLLLVLAFSPGCNRDTPDPEVDGPNPGAAVSEATLDEARGQIAAGHFDAARAVIARYLQDHPDDPEGLEMAGDGAVQADDPIAATKFYQAAVAAAEVPSKQLWLKWAGATVSDQRPFETIAVLRDAVQVYPDVLEIRQNLASLLARVGLQHQAAEHLRWLVQHKHRSQNVLLILADLNRPQTFAPTCESALRRHPDDLRPRFSLAQLDAAQSKWNEVEQALAAVVARHRDFVPALALYGRALVELDRTEAVRQWSQSLPPQIEGDPQYWLAAGIWASRQEATEQAARAYWAAVRLDENDPESLQGLSASLAKLGRTEQARVAADRAENLAMLRSHTTTLATWDYDSQTAVVDLARTLYDLGRLWEATSWLMAGASMQQHPDPRWEQTLRKIRAELKGSTPWQLPDSLVSTKIDLSSYPEVAWRQSSDDVSPSLAEPADPERSLVGPAVSRERAVPGLRDGFGVAAPFRDEAATRSLKHVCAIDKPDDQEAGLMIYQSGAGGAGVIDFDLDGWPDLYLTVMDGTPDRQDSRPNRLHRNLAGEFSDVTAAASLIDRGFAQGISVGDYDADGWPDVYVANIGPNQLYRNNGDGTFQEVTERCGLGRKEPGGSGWTTSVAIADLNGDGQADIYEVGYCRGEQPLTLECIDPSVDQPRSCNPIAFDAEPDRIWAGNGDGTFHDATDWLGPHEPGRGFALVVGDLDGRRGLETYVANDMTANHFWAKRDGTNAFGLSEQAGVRGLAFNRRSAAQASMGIAAADADRDGDIDFLLTHFVDDHNTYYRQDSPGVWSDESQVAGFAESSQPMLAYGTQWIDVDNDGSLEVFIANGDIDDFRSQGRAFRQRAQLLKQVTRGRWQVTAADQRGGYFGEHKLARAVATLDANRDGRCDLIVTHLFDPVALLINQTATSGKQTRFFLRARSTHRDAIGTRVRFTTDTGTLEQSLLTGNGFQCVNEACVAFGTCDAETLRNVQVTWPDGIDESLGKLDSGADYLVTQGAGVWRLGS; encoded by the coding sequence ATGACGCGTTGCTTCACGATCACGACTGCCAGACAGTCGGTGTGCTGCTTGCTGTTGGTTCTGGCGTTTTCGCCAGGATGCAATCGCGATACACCCGACCCGGAGGTCGACGGTCCGAATCCCGGCGCAGCGGTTTCTGAGGCAACCCTGGACGAAGCGCGGGGGCAGATCGCGGCGGGACACTTCGATGCCGCGCGAGCGGTGATCGCGCGCTACCTGCAGGACCACCCCGACGATCCCGAAGGCTTGGAAATGGCCGGCGACGGCGCGGTCCAAGCCGACGACCCCATCGCTGCGACCAAGTTTTATCAAGCCGCGGTCGCAGCCGCGGAAGTACCATCCAAGCAGTTGTGGCTGAAATGGGCGGGCGCGACGGTCAGCGATCAGCGTCCGTTCGAAACCATCGCGGTCTTGCGCGACGCCGTCCAGGTTTACCCCGACGTCTTGGAGATCCGGCAAAACCTGGCCAGTCTGCTCGCCCGCGTCGGCTTGCAACACCAAGCGGCCGAGCACCTTCGATGGCTGGTCCAACACAAGCATAGAAGCCAGAACGTCTTATTGATCTTGGCCGATCTGAATCGACCGCAAACGTTTGCGCCGACCTGCGAGTCGGCACTCCGCCGTCATCCAGATGACCTGCGGCCAAGGTTTTCGTTAGCCCAGCTCGACGCCGCACAGTCCAAGTGGAATGAGGTCGAACAAGCACTCGCGGCGGTCGTCGCCAGGCACCGCGATTTCGTGCCCGCCCTGGCGTTGTACGGCCGCGCGTTGGTCGAACTCGACAGAACCGAAGCGGTCCGGCAATGGAGTCAATCGCTGCCGCCGCAGATCGAAGGCGATCCTCAGTACTGGTTGGCGGCAGGAATCTGGGCGTCCCGCCAGGAGGCGACGGAGCAGGCTGCCCGCGCGTATTGGGCGGCCGTGCGACTGGATGAGAATGATCCCGAATCGCTCCAGGGGCTATCGGCGTCGCTGGCCAAACTGGGACGAACCGAGCAGGCCCGGGTTGCGGCCGACCGCGCTGAAAACCTTGCCATGCTGCGGAGCCACACCACCACGCTGGCCACTTGGGATTATGACTCGCAAACCGCGGTCGTCGATCTCGCTCGCACGCTCTACGATCTGGGGCGACTGTGGGAGGCGACGAGCTGGTTGATGGCCGGGGCATCGATGCAACAGCACCCCGATCCTCGCTGGGAGCAAACGCTGCGCAAGATTCGCGCGGAACTGAAGGGATCCACGCCATGGCAGCTGCCCGATTCGTTGGTTTCCACCAAGATAGACTTGTCGTCATATCCGGAGGTTGCCTGGCGACAATCTTCCGACGATGTTTCCCCGTCGTTAGCGGAACCTGCTGATCCCGAACGCTCGCTTGTTGGACCGGCCGTTTCGCGGGAACGGGCAGTTCCTGGCCTCCGAGACGGCTTCGGTGTGGCCGCTCCATTTCGTGACGAAGCCGCCACGCGGTCGCTGAAACACGTTTGTGCGATCGACAAACCCGACGATCAGGAAGCGGGGCTGATGATTTATCAATCGGGCGCAGGCGGCGCAGGCGTGATCGATTTTGATTTGGACGGCTGGCCCGATCTTTACCTGACGGTGATGGACGGAACGCCCGATCGCCAAGACTCGCGGCCCAATCGCCTGCATCGAAACCTTGCGGGCGAATTCTCCGATGTCACCGCCGCTGCGTCGCTGATCGATCGCGGGTTCGCTCAAGGCATCTCGGTGGGAGACTACGACGCCGACGGATGGCCGGACGTCTATGTCGCCAACATTGGACCGAACCAGTTGTACCGAAACAACGGCGACGGGACGTTTCAGGAGGTCACCGAAAGATGCGGGCTGGGTCGAAAAGAACCGGGCGGAAGCGGCTGGACGACATCGGTCGCGATCGCCGACCTGAACGGTGATGGCCAGGCAGACATTTACGAAGTCGGTTACTGCCGAGGCGAGCAGCCGTTGACCCTGGAATGCATCGATCCGTCGGTCGATCAGCCCCGGTCCTGCAATCCCATCGCCTTCGATGCCGAACCGGATCGAATCTGGGCCGGCAACGGTGATGGCACCTTTCACGACGCAACCGATTGGCTGGGACCGCACGAACCGGGACGGGGATTTGCATTGGTGGTCGGTGACCTGGACGGCCGCCGCGGCTTGGAAACCTACGTGGCCAACGACATGACCGCCAATCACTTTTGGGCGAAACGGGACGGCACGAACGCATTCGGTCTTTCCGAACAGGCCGGCGTGAGAGGTCTGGCGTTCAACCGCCGATCCGCCGCCCAGGCTTCCATGGGCATCGCCGCAGCCGATGCGGACCGGGACGGCGACATCGATTTCTTGCTGACACATTTTGTCGATGATCACAATACCTACTATCGCCAGGACAGCCCGGGAGTCTGGTCGGATGAGTCCCAGGTTGCAGGTTTTGCCGAATCATCGCAACCCATGCTCGCCTATGGCACCCAGTGGATCGACGTTGACAACGACGGCTCGCTGGAAGTCTTCATCGCCAACGGTGACATCGACGATTTTCGATCCCAAGGTCGAGCGTTTCGCCAAAGGGCACAATTGCTGAAACAGGTCACGCGCGGACGCTGGCAGGTGACAGCGGCGGATCAACGCGGCGGTTACTTTGGTGAACACAAACTTGCCCGCGCCGTTGCAACCTTGGACGCCAACCGAGACGGTCGCTGTGACTTGATCGTCACCCATCTGTTTGATCCCGTTGCGTTGCTGATCAATCAAACGGCGACCAGCGGAAAACAAACACGTTTTTTCCTGCGGGCCAGATCCACCCATCGCGATGCGATCGGCACGCGGGTCCGATTCACGACCGACACCGGGACGCTTGAACAGTCACTTTTGACCGGAAACGGATTCCAATGCGTCAACGAAGCCTGCGTCGCGTTCGGCACCTGCGACGCCGAAACGCTCCGCAATGTCCAAGTGACTTGGCCCGATGGGATCGACGAATCGCTCGGCAAACTGGACAGCGGCGCTGATTATTTGGTCACGCAAGGAGCGGGCGTTTGGCGGCTCGGCAGC